In Labrus bergylta chromosome 5, fLabBer1.1, whole genome shotgun sequence, the genomic window GACGGACTGATGTTACCTGAATTAGAAGCCAAAAGCTTGTATTTATCATTCAGTTTCACCTACCTCAAAATCCCATGTGCTATGGTCACCAGCTTGATCTTGTCAGCCCCGCCCCCAAAAGGAGGCGGAGCCAGAACTGGGGTCAGTAACATTTCGTGCAGTTGTTATTTTGAAGTTCTTGTCATTTGCTGTGCtcatattaaaaaatattttaaatagataaataaataattaagtgTCTTGTCAACATCAGCGTTGAATCACAGCTGATCAGTCTGTGTGAAgatgtctccatgacaacattttttatGTGACCTTAGAGAGTCCTGGGAGTTTGAATTGGGCCTGAAAGTACAACCTGGTCCATAATACATCAATGGATTCAGCTTTGGCTGCTCAGTCCTGATCCAATTTGGTTCTTTTTCGGTTCACCTGAGCTCCAGGTTCTGGTTCTCCATTCGGACAGGTGTGGTCTAGATCTGAACAGGTCCCAGTCTGGCATCGCTTCTGCTTTGGTGTAATATAATCCAGGTTCATGTCAGTCTGTAAGCAGCTGGACGAAGGACGACGGGAATAAACCTCTCTGGTCCGGTTCCTCCTCGATGTACCCatgctaaacacacacagacacaaaaacaaatgcatataTATCAGAGTCACAGTCAGGTGAACATAAACAGTACAAGGATACGTCTGTTCACAGTCCATCTGACCACCTCTCAGAGTGCAGGATGATACTCACCCACCAATCACTGTCCTCCTGTCCCAGCACCACTAGCACCTGACCCTCACAGAAGCTCAGCTCGTCATGGTGATCGGCCTGACAGTCGTACAGAGCTTCAACTCGACGACTCGTTGAGCCTCGAGGCTGAGGAACATAAAATGATAAATCGACACTTATTGTATTTATAATGGAAATAAAAGagtatgttttggtttttttcagaGGATCTCACCAATGATCTGCGAGGAAGCGGCTGGGGGGCGGGGCCTCTGTCATTGTCAAAGCTCTGAGAGCGATGATTGGTAGGGGACCGGTTGGGTGCAGCTTTACTGGCAGGGTGCAGAAAGTGGGAGGAGCTATTGTCACTGTCTGCCCTCCGGAAacctcaaagagagagagacaaggataGAAAATTGAATGTAGAAATCCAAATGTAAAAGGAAAATGTCATTCATTTAGGAAGAGCCACTTTTTGTGTGAACATAAAATTCATGAGATTCAGGATTAACTATATTTGTCCCACAAAGTGGTACATTTGTCTCGGTCTCTTCACCCatgctgcagccataaaaagacaacaatcaacatcattcacattttaaaaaaaaacttaataatataaataacatcagGTTCTTAAAATACCagtacaaaaacagaaagtcaaatTATAGTACAGTGCCTatcctgtttgcttttttttgttgtaggctgggggtggagtccatgggtggagataccaggggaggtaggggatttttcttttaaccaAAATCCCACTgagatgtcacaaggagagcaaatttaaaACGGAGCATTTGTCTCTGTGCTGTAAGACtcatgcagaccacaaacaaaggatttatttcacattttgtgggttggtagacactcaggttacccaaatatatgttcaaaaacactgtacaagtggatttttcatattatgtcccctttcactgttttttattgtGAGCGAACAACGCGTTTAAagactgcgccaccagtgccccatatcttttgattttttaattaatttttttttactatcatTTAAGAAAGTATAAAAATAGAGATTGTCAGCACAGTTTGGGATTATTTCTCTAGACTGATAAGATAATTTTATAACTCATTCAAtaactttttatctttttaaagacAGCAAACACTCAAATGAAATTAGGGAAGAAAAAGCGAActaatgtgtttaaaatattaGATCACAAACTATAATTTAAACTCTAACTTTATTGGCCCCCGGCTGCTCGTCCTCTGCTGGTTTGAGCTCCTGAGCACACACAGAGAATTAAAACGAATACACAGTTGCACAAGAGAGCGTCATCAGACTCCTGACTGATAAAACAGACGAGAACACAAGagagggaaaacatttttttatgtctgtggACAGGAAGTACCTCTCTCTGGTCGTTCAGTCAGCGAGCTGAGAGGAGACGATggactggagagagagagacagaaaggggaAACATTACAGACGTCAGATCAGTATGACGTGTAATTCACATTCACTCCACTAGAGGTCAGTACAGTCTCACGGTTCAGCAGaagaacagcagaaacaaagtcCTGAATGAAATCTTAAAAAGATCCTCTGGTCATTTTagtgaagaaaatgtgaatcactcgttttttaaatattaaaagaacAGAAATTAACAACATTTTAGGGCTCAGAAATGTTGCCAAGGTTTCTGAGCCTTGAATGTTagttcaagaaaataaaatacatgtttgtaGATGAAACTAACAAAAGGTCTCTTACAAGTAAAGAAGCTTTTAAACTGGGCAAATTCACCTTCATATATAACCTTTTTAGAGAAACTGACTTAAGGTTTAAGAAGCTTTTTAGATGCTGCCAGTCTCGTCACAAACCTTTTTAAACGAGAGGCTTCAAGTATTTCTCCCTAATTTAAAGATAAGCATCCAAACCTATTTTGAGCTTTATCCATTACACTCCAGGTATAAAGGTCACTATGCATATTTTTAACATATCATacttcttgttcttttttcattcttcaAGCTAGTTCCCCTTCTGCATTCAAACCTTCTGAGACTTAAATTTCCCTGGATTTAATCCCTGCTCTAAAGCATGCAATCCCACATTCACACTTGAAAGCTTGCAACTGAAGTATCTAAGATTTGGagtgacatttattttgaattatttgtatttttgtctgcAGAGAACAGATTTCCCTCAAAAAAATGCTTTAAGATGTCTGTCTGATCTGCCTTTCTGATGTTGAAGGATTCAATTAGccagatgtgtttttgtgagaaaatgtaaaaatgtcagtcccttgaaagacattttttccaGTTTGTGTGATGggtgttcttttttgtttctacaCAGTGAAATCCTTTTCTTTGCGGTCCAAGAAGAAAAGAGTGAAAAGAGAGAACGGCCATTTTTCTTGGGTGTCTCTACGGTTTGATTGTCTCAGATACTTACACACACTTCCTAAAGGAGGAGTCTGGACCGCTGTAGATCCTGGGACTGGTTGGCAACCCgtaatctacacacacacacacacacacacacacacacacacacacacacacacacacacacacacacacacacacacacacacagttaattaCACAGCCTCTCTGACAGATTAATTACAGCGTGTCTCTCAGATTTTACCGTGCTTGCTGGACTCGGAGCAGGTCCTCTTGTGCCGTACAGCGATGGGAGGTGGAGTcgacttcctgtttcctgtcatGGGGAAGAAAACCtcgccttcctcctcctcattctctccacctccctctcccccagctggaggaggaggaggaggaacattAGGAGCTGGAGGACGACACAATGTGAAAGAGAGGGGGAACTAATCTAGATTTTCTGTAAGGTCATCCGAAAAAATGCGAGCTTTAACTAGTAGATGAAAAACAAATTTTTAAACGCGATTAAtcgcatgctattttgtccctttaggcgcacCGTGGATAACCTTcagcagtgtctccctgtagtcacagtgatggaaaataacGATTCTGCTGCGTCTTTGAATGTCTAATTTCTTGTTTAGAGAAACtctgacagctcagctgacgagtcaaaGTAATATCCAtcttatgacatcaaacattcccttcgatctaccagaaggtctttacactatttcaaaataaaagcacaaattcaaacagcaagtaaagtactcacagtttaagacagtacaaagattaagaaaaaaaacgaataacttttattttttaaatatgattaaaaatgtgattaatcgcgattaaaaataataaatcacaaacacacaattacaATGTCTTAGTTCACCTTTGACTCTAGGGGGCAGTGGAGGTGCCGGGgaggacggaggaggaggaggtggactggAGACTTGGCCAGATTGACGATTGTGGAGATCCATTGCCATGGCAAGCCTCCTCCCGACACTGAGCAGACCTCCCCCTCCTGCTGCTGAAGAGGATGAGTTGAGGGTGATCGAGGACGAGTTAGTCTGATTGAAACTAAAGGGacgggaggagaaggagaaggaggaggtgaaggtggatgaggaggcagaggtggagcgCTCCTTTTTCACTGGACCGttctgaaaaaaagaggagaaagagtcAGAACAcgtaattaaaaaatatatttttaaaaggaagGCATTATTAGATCCTGATGAACTTATTTCCTCCTTCATAGagacacaaatatttaaatattccAACCGTTTCTTCAACAAACAAGAACAGCAAAGCTGAGTAAAGAAGTCCCACAAAACTGCAAATAACCGTTGCCATGGTTACCTTGTCTTCAAAGTCATCATCGCTGTCGTAGAGATCGTCGTGACGAAGCCTCCACTCGTACTCCACGTGGACGTGATGGTCAAACAGGTCGGACTGAGCCTGCTGCAGCTGTTCAGACACACACGGACGCAGAAGCTGTGACTGACTTGAGAGATTTATTATCACAAACATTATCGTGTTAACCATCGGAGTGATGACCTCACCAGCTTCTCACAGTGGCTGTGCTTTAACCTGCGGCTCACGTCCAGGGCCGACTCTCCCAGCTCGTTCTCTGTTCAGACATAAACAGAGGAAATGTTCTCATGGAGAGGAAGATATACAATATGGAAAGTCATTTTACTGTTCCATAAATTGTCCACTCTTTCgtaaaacatttacatattttaatgtcttGTATTAAATTGTAATCATTTTCTAAAATTGTCCTCAATTGTAACAAAAATGTCCTCATTAAAAAGATGTCCTCCGTTATGAATATATCAACATAAGAAAGGTggtaaaagcatttttaaaggcCTTTCCAAAAAATGTCTACACCATTAAATTCCACAAATGTCCTCACCTTTTAAAATACTTCTttaatttataataaaaaaaacaatcctcaaTTAATAAACATACTATTTCTTTCCATAAATATCTTGACTTGAAAAATACTCACACTTTCTAAAAATATCCCCACATTCAAAGCATTTGAACATTATTAATTTAAGGATAAGAGATTTatgggtgttgtgtgtgtgtgtattactgatgtgtgtgttggcccGGGCTCTCAGCAGCAGTCTCACACAGTCGCTCTTGTTGTGCAGACAGCTGTAGTGCAGCGCTGTGTTTCCTGCTGATGTCTGCACGTCCACATTAGAACTTCAGAAAATGAACAAACGTAACACATGTTAACACGCAGGTGCAAACTATACACACATTGGGATGAATCATAGTGAGAGCCAACGGACCAGTTCTGAGCCAGGAAGTCCAGGATGTGCAGCGACGTCCTGTCAGCCAATAGGACGGCTAGATGGAGAGCTGTCTCACCTTTCTCCTGTTGGCATGGAGACATACAGCCGAGTTTAAGTGAGCTTTTTCTTTACTGATGTTTTtgtacattatgtgtgtgtttctctatgTGCATACCTGCATGTGTGAGTACTTGTGTGTACCAGCATGTATACCTGTATGTGTGAGTGCAGCGGCTGACTCAGCTCTGTCCTCTGAGCGTACAGCTGGATCAGACTGTAGATGTCGCAGTTCTTTGTCGCCTCCTGCAGGCCGAGCCGCAGCGCTACAGTATTGCTGTGGCTGCGCCTCACAAAATGAATGTCCTGATACTTTGACAGGATGAAATCTTTACGTTCAGTCCTGCAAAAGTGTAACCATACACATAtccaattaaaacaaaaatataagattaattaaattaaatcctgctaaaatataaaacactgtatgtatgttttcttaCATGTGGCTGTGTTGGGAAGGCTTCATGGACGGACTCAGCAGGTTTGCCTCCAGTATTTCATTAAAACCAGAGTTACCAACATTCCTGGCCAACTGAGTGAGGGATGACAGCAGGGGATttaatcagaaaataaagttaGAGCCAtgagtaaaagtaaaataaatatgctAAATCGCTCTCATAACCATTATGAACCCTATTTATACAACACTTTTCTAAACAGAGTAACAAAATGCAATTTTATAACCTGAGTTGAAATCTGACAGTATTTGGGTTGTGAGGttatgccatttttttttttaacagaccCAGCTATCCCAGGTGTGGACTACAGAAGATTAGCTTTTTGGCTAATAGTTCCTACCAACAGATCAGAAGTGCCTAAGCTGTCCAGGCTCAGAGACTGGATCCGGGAGACGTGGACGCCCATCTCCCTGTGGATCCCTGAACATTCAATACAGGTGAGGATGCCCAGGTTGGTCGAGAGCCATCCAGGATCTACAGAAAGAGAGCTTATTGTCACTGAATGGAGCTTAAAAAAGTAACAAAGCCATTTCTGTTATTCAGTATCATTAGGTTGCTAAGATGTTAGAAAATATTGGGAAAATGTCAACTACAGTTTCACAGGGCAAAAAGTGAATGGCGGTAGGTTTCATTGTTTAGTTAACAAATGTACCTGGGGCTCCACAATCACAGCAGCTGTTGTTCCCTGGCATCCgtctgacatcatcagtgatggCTCGAGTCAGATCCTCCACGCtgctctcccctccccctccccctcgtCTCCCCCCGTCCAGAGCGGCGTTTAGAGCCTCCTGCTTACTGTTACTCAGCACCGAGATCCAGCTGCATACACAAATTCAGACCCACATTTTAAttgtaattaatttaatttttgtaaTTATCAACATAATTGCACTTCAGACTTTAACAACAGCTTGTCAAAGTAAATGCTTTACTCACGCCACACATTCGGCATCATCCTCAGCCAGGAAGTGGTACGTACGATTAtctgaaagacaaagcaacagttATGCAATTACAGTACAATTAAACTGCACGTAAAGACTGCAACATAGAAATTAAAGAGAATTTCAAACTAGTCCTTTTACTGAAACTCAaccaatgattaaaaaaagattggtGCTATCTCGgaatcaggcaaaaaaaaactctgaacacaacataaataaatatgtagaAGTCAAAGGTGAGGGTAAACATGTAGGACCTTTAAAAACTTAACCCCTTCTCAATCGGCTGGATTTTGTCAACAATGCAAACAGCCGAAATTCTGAGGTTTAGAAACCATGTTATCAAAGAGAGTTTTGAGAAGGTAATATGTTCACATAAATTACtaaatgacatattttatgttttatttagacatttttatttgttgttttattcataaTGTTTTGTTTAACATATGTTTTATTCATATAACAcattatatatgtatttataccACAAACTATCATATGTTTATCAAATATTTgataatatttttttgcaaGAAAGTTATTTTCAACAGCATTtggataaatatttaaattaaactgcAGACCTTGCTCCTGTGTATTACAGTATGTTCCCACTAGTTTTGTagcaatatttgttttcttgtgttgctatactattctttgtttttatgtctaTGTGTGTCCGTGTCTTACGTGATATGAGGTCAAAACATTTCTTGTCCTCAACACTGGGTTTAACCTGACAGGTGAGCAGGTTTAGTCTGGTAGGAGGTTTATTAGGCTGAGGGGACAGAGAGAAGATGATCAATATCAATcaattaaatatcaaacaaataATCATTTATATAACACCTTTAAGAAAATACATGAGAA contains:
- the unm_sa1614 gene encoding arf-GAP with SH3 domain, ANK repeat and PH domain-containing protein 1 isoform X3, which gives rise to MPECVSVSDFLQEVQEDWSSPTTSSFTSKMISCRNTVYLLEEVLDSDRLVLQKMKKAAKSKYTAGQDHVSHMEQYINSMEKLSVNCHSNGESEVGSAFCRLADFSKELLSPMKNLLKSMLHNINFFLDSLVKGDLREVKGDLKKPFDRAWRDYESRFKQVEKEKRELARQYGMVRNEVSGGEIAEELEKERRSFQLSMCEYLIKVNEIKTKRGVDLLQNLIKHYHSHNNFLQECVSTTQRLKQYMEELNGVLATVKQRQDEEKRQLVSLRDQLRPVVHTEQDTLPKQVYSMHQLLGDKQYGTERTGFLYKKSDGLRKMWQKRKCSVHNCYLTIAHATPNKPPTRLNLLTCQVKPSVEDKKCFDLISHNRTYHFLAEDDAECVAWISVLSNSKQEALNAALDGGRRGGGGGESSVEDLTRAITDDVRRMPGNNSCCDCGAPDPGWLSTNLGILTCIECSGIHREMGVHVSRIQSLSLDSLGTSDLLLARNVGNSGFNEILEANLLSPSMKPSQHSHMTERKDFILSKYQDIHFVRRSHSNTVALRLGLQEATKNCDIYSLIQLYAQRTELSQPLHSHIQEKGETALHLAVLLADRTSLHILDFLAQNCSNVDVQTSAGNTALHYSCLHNKSDCVRLLLRARANTHIKNELGESALDVSRRLKHSHCEKLLQQAQSDLFDHHVHVEYEWRLRHDDLYDSDDDFEDKNGPVKKERSTSASSSTFTSSFSFSSRPFSFNQTNSSSITLNSSSSAAGGGGLLSVGRRLAMAMDLHNRQSGQVSSPPPPPPSSPAPPLPPRVKDYGLPTSPRIYSGPDSSFRKCVPSSPLSSLTERPERGFRRADSDNSSSHFLHPASKAAPNRSPTNHRSQSFDNDRGPAPQPLPRRSLPRGSTSRRVEALYDCQADHHDELSFCEGQVLVVLGQEDSDWWHGYIEEEPDQRGLFPSSFVQLLTD
- the unm_sa1614 gene encoding arf-GAP with SH3 domain, ANK repeat and PH domain-containing protein 1 isoform X2; the encoded protein is MPECVSVSDFLQEVQEDWSSPTTSSFTSKMISCRNTVYLLEEVLDSDRLVLQKMKKAAKSKYTAGQDHVSHMEQYINSMEKLSVNCHSNGESEVGSAFCRLADFSKELLSPMKNLLKSMLHNINFFLDSLVKGDLREVKGDLKKPFDRAWRDYESRFKQVEKEKRELARQYGMVRNEVSGGEIAEELEKERRSFQLSMCEYLIKVNEIKTKRGVDLLQNLIKHYHSHNNFLQECVSTTQRLKQYMEELNGVLATVKQRQDEEKRQLVSLRDQLRPVVHTEQDTLPKQVYSMHQLLGDKQYGTERTGFLYKKSDGLRKMWQKRKCSVHNCYLTIAHATPNKPPTRLNLLTCQVKPSVEDKKCFDLISHNRTYHFLAEDDAECVAWISVLSNSKQEALNAALDGGRRGGGGGESSVEDLTRAITDDVRRMPGNNSCCDCGAPDPGWLSTNLGILTCIECSGIHREMGVHVSRIQSLSLDSLGTSDLLLARNVGNSGFNEILEANLLSPSMKPSQHSHMTERKDFILSKYQDIHFVRRSHSNTVALRLGLQEATKNCDIYSLIQLYAQRTELSQPLHSHIQEKGETALHLAVLLADRTSLHILDFLAQNCSNVDVQTSAGNTALHYSCLHNKSDCVRLLLRARANTHIKNELGESALDVSRRLKHSHCEKLLQQAQSDLFDHHVHVEYEWRLRHDDLYDSDDDFEDKNGPVKKERSTSASSSTFTSSFSFSSRPFSFNQTNSSSITLNSSSSAAGGGGLLSVGRRLAMAMDLHNRQSGQVSSPPPPPPSSPAPPLPPRVKAGGEGGGENEEEEGEVFFPMTGNRKSTPPPIAVRHKRTCSESSKHDYGLPTSPRIYSGPDSSFRKCVPSSPLSSLTERPERGFRRADSDNSSSHFLHPASKAAPNRSPTNHRSQSFDNDRGPAPQPLPRRSLPRGSTSRRVEALYDCQADHHDELSFCEGQVLVVLGQEDSDWWHGYIEEEPDQRGLFPSSFVQLLTD
- the unm_sa1614 gene encoding arf-GAP with SH3 domain, ANK repeat and PH domain-containing protein 2 isoform X1 translates to MPECVSVSDFLQEVQEDWSSPTTSSFTSKMISCRNTVYLLEEVLDSDRLVLQKMKKAAKSKYTAGQDHVSHMEQYINSMEKLSVNCHSNGESEVGSAFCRLADFSKELLSPMKNLLKSMLHNINFFLDSLVKGDLREVKGDLKKPFDRAWRDYESRFKQVEKEKRELARQYGMVRNEVSGGEIAEELEKERRSFQLSMCEYLIKVNEIKTKRGVDLLQNLIKHYHSHNNFLQECVSTTQRLKQYMEELNGVLATVKQRQDEEKRQLVSLRDQLRPVVHTEQDTLPKQVYSMHQLLGDKQYGTERTGFLYKKSDGLRKMWQKRKCSVHNCYLTIAHATPNKPPTRLNLLTCQVKPSVEDKKCFDLISHNRTYHFLAEDDAECVAWISVLSNSKQEALNAALDGGRRGGGGGESSVEDLTRAITDDVRRMPGNNSCCDCGAPDPGWLSTNLGILTCIECSGIHREMGVHVSRIQSLSLDSLGTSDLLLARNVGNSGFNEILEANLLSPSMKPSQHSHMTERKDFILSKYQDIHFVRRSHSNTVALRLGLQEATKNCDIYSLIQLYAQRTELSQPLHSHIQEKGETALHLAVLLADRTSLHILDFLAQNCSNVDVQTSAGNTALHYSCLHNKSDCVRLLLRARANTHIKNELGESALDVSRRLKHSHCEKLLQQAQSDLFDHHVHVEYEWRLRHDDLYDSDDDFEDKNGPVKKERSTSASSSTFTSSFSFSSRPFSFNQTNSSSITLNSSSSAAGGGGLLSVGRRLAMAMDLHNRQSGQVSSPPPPPPSSPAPPLPPRVKAPNVPPPPPPAGGEGGGENEEEEGEVFFPMTGNRKSTPPPIAVRHKRTCSESSKHDYGLPTSPRIYSGPDSSFRKCVPSSPLSSLTERPERGFRRADSDNSSSHFLHPASKAAPNRSPTNHRSQSFDNDRGPAPQPLPRRSLPRGSTSRRVEALYDCQADHHDELSFCEGQVLVVLGQEDSDWWHGYIEEEPDQRGLFPSSFVQLLTD